The Streptomyces pactum genome contains a region encoding:
- a CDS encoding SseB family protein translates to MANKNIPDSGYSDDDGSADPRLSAALAAWAEDRTALAPVLEALKGARLLVPVVAVLGEAEEVGQEGREAPREGGGGRREGGLRREKTSDMAVPRLKAGDRTALPAFTSTESLARWDPGARPVAVPVHQALQAAAHEKADTVVLDLAGPVPFELTGAVLLALAEGRTTTDPLADPAVADAVRAAVAAEPAVLRAHLGPGRADGTLALQLAPDADPAKAARAVAGRLAADETLRARLVRGLDLALLPAGATPPGEPLYVRG, encoded by the coding sequence GTGGCGAACAAGAACATCCCCGACTCCGGCTACTCCGACGACGACGGCTCCGCCGACCCCCGGCTGAGCGCGGCGCTCGCCGCCTGGGCCGAGGACCGCACCGCCCTGGCACCCGTGCTGGAGGCGCTCAAGGGCGCGCGGCTGCTCGTGCCGGTGGTGGCCGTCCTCGGTGAGGCCGAGGAGGTCGGTCAGGAGGGGCGCGAAGCTCCCCGGGAGGGCGGCGGCGGGCGACGGGAGGGCGGACTGCGCCGCGAGAAGACCAGCGACATGGCCGTGCCGAGGCTGAAGGCCGGGGACCGCACCGCGCTGCCCGCCTTCACGTCCACCGAGTCGCTGGCCCGCTGGGACCCCGGCGCGCGCCCCGTCGCCGTACCGGTGCACCAGGCGCTGCAGGCCGCCGCGCACGAGAAGGCGGACACGGTCGTACTGGACCTGGCCGGACCGGTGCCGTTCGAGCTGACCGGCGCGGTGCTGCTGGCCCTGGCCGAGGGCCGTACGACGACCGACCCGCTCGCCGACCCCGCCGTGGCCGACGCCGTCCGCGCCGCCGTGGCCGCCGAGCCCGCCGTGCTCCGCGCGCACCTCGGGCCGGGCCGGGCCGACGGCACCCTGGCGCTGCAACTCGCCCCCGACGCCGACCCGGCGAAGGCCGCCCGCGCCGTGGCCGGGCGCCTGGCCGCCGACGAGACACTGAGGGCCCGCCTGGTGCGGGGCCTCGACCTGGCACTGCTGCCGGCCGGGGCGACGCCGCCGGGCGAGCCCTTGTACGTGCGGGGGTAG
- the rplT gene encoding 50S ribosomal protein L20 produces the protein MARVKRAVNAHKKRRAILEQASGYRGQRSRLYRKAKEQVTHSLVYNYNDRKKRKGDFRQLWIQRINAAARANGITYNRFIQGLKAANVEVDRKILAELAVNDPNAFAALVEVAQKALPSDVNAPKAA, from the coding sequence GTGGCACGCGTCAAGCGGGCAGTCAACGCCCACAAGAAGCGCCGGGCGATCCTCGAGCAGGCCTCCGGCTACCGCGGTCAGCGTTCGCGCCTGTACCGCAAGGCCAAGGAGCAGGTCACCCACTCGCTGGTCTACAACTACAACGACCGCAAGAAGCGCAAGGGTGACTTCCGTCAGCTCTGGATCCAGCGCATCAACGCCGCTGCCCGCGCCAACGGCATCACGTACAACCGCTTCATCCAGGGCCTGAAGGCCGCCAACGTCGAGGTCGACCGCAAGATCCTCGCCGAGCTGGCCGTCAACGACCCGAACGCGTTCGCCGCGCTCGTCGAGGTCGCCCAGAAGGCGCTGCCGAGCGACGTCAACGCGCCGAAGGCCGCGTGA
- the infC gene encoding translation initiation factor IF-3, translated as MSAEPRINDRIRVPEVRLVGPSGEQVGIVPLAKALELAQEYDLDLVEVAANARPPVCKLMDYGKFKYESAMKAREARKNQAHTVIKEMKLRPKIDPHDYDTKKGHVVRFLKQGDKVKITIMFRGREQSRPELGYRLLQRLAEDVADLGFVESNPKQDGRNMIMVLGPHKKKTEAMAEARQAQEARKADAKANPGKSQNAAETEDVDAEAPAEASADA; from the coding sequence ATCAGCGCCGAGCCCCGCATCAACGACCGGATTCGCGTTCCCGAGGTGCGACTTGTCGGTCCCAGCGGCGAGCAGGTCGGGATTGTCCCGCTTGCCAAGGCCCTGGAGCTTGCGCAGGAGTACGACCTCGATCTCGTCGAGGTCGCGGCGAACGCCCGTCCGCCCGTGTGCAAGCTCATGGACTACGGGAAGTTCAAGTACGAGTCGGCCATGAAGGCCCGTGAGGCGCGCAAGAACCAGGCGCACACGGTCATCAAGGAGATGAAGCTCCGGCCGAAGATCGACCCGCACGACTATGACACCAAGAAGGGTCACGTCGTCCGGTTCCTCAAGCAGGGCGACAAGGTCAAGATCACGATCATGTTCCGTGGTCGCGAGCAGTCCCGGCCGGAGCTCGGCTACCGACTGCTGCAGCGTCTGGCGGAGGACGTGGCCGACCTCGGGTTCGTGGAGTCGAACCCGAAGCAGGACGGCCGAAACATGATCATGGTTCTCGGTCCGCACAAGAAGAAGACCGAGGCGATGGCCGAGGCTCGCCAGGCGCAGGAAGCCCGCAAGGCGGACGCGAAGGCCAACCCCGGCAAGTCGCAGAACGCCGCGGAGACCGAAGACGTGGACGCCGAGGCCCCGGCCGAGGCTTCCGCCGACGCGTGA
- a CDS encoding DUF1844 domain-containing protein: MSDTPPETPDFDAMTRDIAEVPAVEVIVTVAVNLMSAAAVKLGLTEEGEAHKDLDEARKLVHALAGLLDATATEISSFHAAPLRDGLKSLQLAFREASLVPDEPGQGPGEKYTGPVYG, encoded by the coding sequence ATGAGTGACACCCCTCCCGAGACGCCCGACTTCGACGCCATGACCCGCGACATCGCCGAGGTTCCGGCGGTCGAGGTGATCGTGACGGTCGCCGTCAACCTGATGAGCGCCGCCGCCGTGAAGCTGGGCCTGACCGAGGAGGGCGAGGCGCACAAGGACCTGGACGAGGCCCGCAAGCTGGTGCACGCGCTGGCCGGTCTGCTGGACGCGACCGCGACGGAGATCAGCTCGTTCCACGCGGCGCCGCTGCGCGACGGTCTCAAGTCGCTCCAGCTCGCCTTCCGCGAGGCCTCGCTCGTCCCGGACGAGCCGGGCCAGGGTCCGGGCGAGAAGTACACGGGCCCGGTCTACGGCTGA
- the mycP gene encoding type VII secretion-associated serine protease mycosin, with protein MTAARTRRGTGALSLLVAAALVLVPAPAAHADGIRAQQWALDAMHTQEAWRTTKGAGVTVAVLDTGVEADHPDLTGNVLPGKDLVGFGASEGDRAWARHGTAMAGIIAGHGHGAGRADGVMGIAPQAKILPLRVILEDGDPSRAKARKTRGNALAEGIRWAADHGADIINLSLGDDSASAHPEPAEDEAIQYALKKGVVVVASAGNGGEKGDHISYPAAYPGVIAATAVDRYGTRASFSTRRWYATVSAPGVDVIIADPDHRYYEGWGTSAASAFISGAAALVKSAHPDLTPAQVKSLLEDTARNAPAGGRDDSRGYGFVDPAAAIEAAGRLKPEGLKPAAYGEKYFGPGPDAPASDDDTSAWAAPLAGSAGGVMIVAAVVLWRGRRERYDAF; from the coding sequence GTGACCGCCGCCCGAACCCGCCGCGGGACAGGCGCCCTGAGCCTCCTCGTCGCCGCCGCCCTCGTCCTCGTCCCGGCGCCCGCCGCGCACGCCGACGGCATCCGCGCCCAGCAGTGGGCGCTGGACGCCATGCACACCCAGGAGGCGTGGCGGACCACCAAGGGCGCAGGCGTCACCGTCGCCGTCCTGGACACCGGCGTCGAGGCCGACCACCCCGACCTGACCGGCAACGTCCTCCCCGGCAAGGACCTGGTCGGTTTCGGCGCGAGCGAGGGAGACCGCGCCTGGGCCCGGCACGGCACCGCCATGGCCGGGATCATCGCCGGGCACGGTCACGGCGCGGGCCGCGCCGACGGCGTCATGGGCATCGCCCCTCAGGCGAAGATCCTGCCCCTGCGCGTGATCCTGGAGGACGGCGACCCGTCCCGCGCCAAGGCCCGCAAGACCCGCGGCAACGCCCTCGCCGAGGGCATCCGCTGGGCGGCCGACCACGGCGCCGACATCATCAACCTCTCCCTCGGCGACGACTCGGCCTCCGCCCACCCCGAACCCGCCGAGGACGAGGCCATCCAGTACGCCCTGAAGAAGGGCGTGGTCGTCGTCGCCTCGGCCGGCAACGGCGGCGAGAAGGGCGACCACATCTCCTACCCGGCCGCCTACCCGGGCGTGATCGCCGCGACCGCCGTCGACCGCTACGGCACCCGTGCCTCCTTCTCCACCCGCCGCTGGTACGCCACGGTCAGCGCCCCCGGCGTCGACGTGATCATCGCGGACCCCGACCACCGCTACTACGAGGGCTGGGGCACCAGCGCCGCCTCCGCCTTCATCTCCGGAGCCGCCGCCCTGGTGAAGTCCGCCCACCCGGACCTCACCCCGGCCCAGGTCAAGAGTCTCCTGGAGGACACGGCCCGTAACGCCCCCGCCGGGGGCCGCGACGACTCCCGCGGCTACGGCTTCGTCGACCCCGCCGCAGCCATCGAGGCGGCCGGACGGCTGAAGCCGGAGGGGCTGAAGCCGGCGGCGTACGGAGAGAAGTACTTCGGCCCCGGCCCCGACGCCCCCGCCTCCGACGACGACACCTCCGCCTGGGCGGCCCCGCTGGCCGGCAGCGCGGGCGGCGTCATGATCGTCGCGGCCGTCGTCCTGTGGCGGGGCCGCCGCGAACGCTACGACGCCTTCTGA
- a CDS encoding TrmH family RNA methyltransferase has protein sequence MRPASPELISPRSPRVAAARRLAKRNFRGKERLFLAEGPQAVREAAGYGDTLVEVFATVGAAERHADIIGAARDSGARVHLAAEQVIEDISTTVTPQGLVGVCRFLDTPFDEILAARPRLVAVLAHVRDPGNAGTVLRCADAAGAEAVVLTDASVDLYNPKAVRASVGSLFHLPVAVGVPVERAVAGLRDAGVRILAADGAGEHDLDAELDAGTMGGPTAWVFGNEAWGLPEETRALADAVLRVPIHGRAESLNLATAAAVCLYASARAQRAATGCRSVTES, from the coding sequence GTGCGACCCGCCAGCCCCGAGCTGATCTCCCCCCGTTCTCCCCGGGTCGCCGCCGCTCGTCGGCTGGCCAAGCGGAACTTCCGGGGCAAGGAGCGGCTGTTCCTGGCCGAGGGGCCGCAGGCCGTGCGGGAGGCCGCGGGGTACGGGGACACCCTGGTCGAGGTGTTCGCCACCGTCGGGGCCGCCGAGCGCCACGCCGACATCATCGGCGCGGCCCGGGACTCCGGCGCCCGCGTCCACCTCGCCGCCGAACAGGTGATCGAGGACATCTCCACCACCGTCACCCCGCAGGGCCTGGTCGGGGTCTGCCGGTTCCTGGACACCCCCTTCGACGAGATCCTCGCCGCCCGCCCCAGGCTCGTCGCCGTCCTCGCCCACGTCCGCGACCCCGGCAACGCCGGCACCGTGCTGCGCTGCGCCGACGCCGCCGGAGCCGAGGCCGTCGTGCTCACCGACGCCTCCGTCGACCTGTACAACCCCAAGGCCGTACGCGCCTCCGTCGGCTCCCTGTTCCACCTGCCGGTCGCCGTCGGCGTCCCCGTGGAGCGGGCCGTCGCGGGGCTGCGGGACGCCGGGGTGCGGATCCTGGCCGCCGACGGCGCGGGTGAGCACGACCTCGACGCCGAGCTGGACGCCGGCACCATGGGCGGCCCCACCGCCTGGGTGTTCGGCAACGAGGCCTGGGGGCTGCCGGAGGAGACCCGCGCCCTCGCCGACGCCGTCCTGCGCGTCCCGATCCACGGCAGGGCCGAGAGTCTGAACCTCGCCACCGCCGCCGCCGTATGTCTCTACGCGTCGGCGCGTGCACAGCGCGCCGCCACAGGGTGCCGCTCCGTCACCGAGAGCTAG
- the rpmI gene encoding 50S ribosomal protein L35 — MPKNKSHSGASKRFKITGSGKVLRERAGKRHLLEHKSSRVTRRLTGNAEMAPGDAAKIKKLLGK, encoded by the coding sequence ATGCCGAAGAACAAGTCGCACAGCGGTGCCAGCAAGCGCTTCAAGATCACCGGCTCCGGCAAGGTGCTCCGTGAGCGCGCCGGCAAGCGCCACCTGCTCGAGCACAAGTCGTCCCGCGTGACGCGTCGCCTCACCGGCAACGCCGAGATGGCCCCGGGCGACGCCGCGAAGATCAAGAAGCTTCTCGGCAAGTGA